From Brochothrix thermosphacta DSM 20171 = FSL F6-1036, a single genomic window includes:
- a CDS encoding ABC transporter ATP-binding protein → MTRLNISQLDVFYGKKKTVEAVDLEIPDQQITAIIGPNGCGKSTLLKAIARIIPYEQGSILLDGKEIHTQASLDIAKKLAILPQSPETPIGLSVHDLVSYGRYPHQKKVKATTADKEVIDWALKVTQIVELKHALIDQLSGGQRQRVWIAMALAQNTDFIVLDEPTTYLDISHQLEVLELLKKLNIQQHRTIIMVLHDLNQAARYADYIVAMKAGKMLYAGTPAEVVTPERLKHIFNIATEIDWDTHHDCPRCISYNLIQEKGEN, encoded by the coding sequence ATGACACGTTTAAATATATCTCAGCTTGACGTTTTTTATGGCAAAAAGAAAACAGTTGAAGCTGTGGATTTAGAAATACCAGATCAGCAAATCACCGCGATTATTGGTCCCAACGGTTGTGGGAAATCAACACTCCTGAAGGCGATTGCTCGAATCATTCCTTATGAACAAGGAAGCATCTTATTAGACGGGAAAGAAATTCATACTCAGGCGTCTTTGGATATCGCTAAAAAACTGGCTATTTTACCGCAGTCCCCCGAAACACCAATTGGGCTAAGTGTGCATGACCTCGTATCTTATGGGCGTTATCCACATCAAAAAAAGGTAAAAGCAACCACTGCTGATAAAGAGGTGATTGACTGGGCACTTAAAGTGACACAAATCGTCGAATTAAAACATGCCTTAATCGACCAACTTTCTGGCGGACAACGTCAACGCGTATGGATTGCAATGGCCTTAGCTCAAAACACTGATTTTATCGTTCTAGATGAACCAACGACCTATTTAGATATTTCACATCAGTTAGAAGTGTTGGAATTATTGAAAAAGCTCAACATTCAACAACATCGGACGATAATAATGGTACTACATGATTTAAACCAGGCTGCTCGTTATGCTGACTATATTGTCGCAATGAAAGCTGGTAAAATGCTTTACGCTGGTACACCAGCTGAAGTTGTTACACCTGAAAGGCTCAAACATATCTTCAATATCGCTACCGAAATTGATTGGGATACCCATCATGATTGTCCGCGATGTATTTCATACAATCTGATTCAAGAAAAGGGAGAAAACTAA